One part of the Paraburkholderia flagellata genome encodes these proteins:
- the ldcA gene encoding muramoyltetrapeptide carboxypeptidase, with product MTIHRTIELIAPSGYPHDSEAVHRGLARLRAQGHHVGGVQATERRYQRFAGTDGQRAAELNRLADPSRDLPDIVLAVRGGYGAVRILHGLDYDGLQRRLTDQPIAFVGHSDFTAIQLALLARAGLTTFGGPMLCSDFGAESLSSFTMHHFWDTLSKPSYTFKVNAPQAQSTNVSGTLWGGNLAVLTSLIGTPYLPPVEGGILFVEDVNEQPFRVERMIYQLHLAGILARQQALVLGDFTGHKQFDYDNGYDLREMVEQVRSVVGIPVVTGLPFGHIPDMVTLPMGAPAELNTTAHGFELTVSDYPHLS from the coding sequence GCCCGGTTGCGGGCGCAGGGCCATCACGTCGGTGGCGTGCAGGCGACCGAGCGGCGCTATCAGCGCTTTGCCGGCACCGATGGCCAGCGCGCGGCCGAACTGAACCGCCTGGCCGATCCGTCGCGCGACTTGCCGGACATCGTGCTCGCCGTGCGCGGGGGCTACGGCGCGGTGCGCATCCTGCACGGTCTCGATTACGACGGACTGCAGCGGCGTTTGACGGACCAGCCCATTGCGTTCGTGGGGCATAGCGACTTCACGGCCATTCAGCTCGCGTTGCTCGCGCGCGCCGGGCTCACGACGTTCGGCGGTCCGATGCTCTGCAGCGACTTCGGCGCCGAAAGTCTGAGCAGCTTCACGATGCATCACTTCTGGGACACGCTTTCGAAGCCGAGTTACACGTTCAAGGTGAATGCGCCCCAGGCTCAATCGACGAATGTTTCGGGCACGCTCTGGGGCGGCAATCTGGCGGTGCTGACTTCGCTCATCGGCACGCCTTATCTGCCGCCTGTCGAGGGCGGCATCCTGTTCGTCGAAGACGTGAACGAGCAGCCGTTCCGCGTGGAGCGCATGATTTATCAGTTGCACCTGGCAGGCATTCTTGCGCGCCAGCAAGCACTGGTGCTGGGCGACTTCACGGGCCACAAGCAGTTCGATTACGACAACGGCTACGATCTGCGTGAAATGGTGGAGCAGGTGCGCTCCGTGGTTGGCATTCCGGTGGTGACGGGCCTGCCGTTCGGCCATATCCCCGATATGGTCACGTTGCCGATGGGCGCGCCGGCAGAATTGAACACCACCGCACATGGCTTCGAGCTGACCGTGAGCGACTACCCGCATCTGAGTTGA
- a CDS encoding GntR family transcriptional regulator: protein MRKTDIDAEATGMKPEAIAARIRAAILEHRLPPGAKLTEAQLCEVFGVKRGPIRQALALLAKDHLVDLEPNRGAFVASPTLQEVHEVFEMRRIIELAVVGRICSAQHGNRRLKTIGETIRRERKAFEGRDFPTWIRLSGEFHTSLATLTGNTVLCDCLNGLVARSTLISALYESPGRSPCSFDDHEAILAALEAGDEKEAVDLMVRHLQGVELRMLDRPAGVSVDLQEVFSARESTSLAR from the coding sequence ATGCGAAAGACCGATATCGACGCCGAGGCAACCGGCATGAAGCCCGAAGCAATCGCCGCGCGAATCCGCGCAGCGATTCTCGAGCACCGGCTGCCGCCAGGCGCGAAATTGACGGAAGCACAGTTGTGCGAAGTATTCGGCGTGAAGCGCGGCCCGATCCGCCAGGCGCTCGCGCTGCTCGCGAAAGACCATCTCGTGGATCTGGAGCCCAATCGTGGCGCGTTCGTCGCAAGCCCGACGCTGCAGGAAGTGCACGAGGTGTTTGAAATGCGGCGGATCATCGAGTTGGCAGTGGTGGGGCGCATCTGTAGCGCGCAGCACGGCAACCGTCGGCTGAAGACCATCGGCGAGACGATCCGGCGCGAGCGCAAGGCTTTTGAAGGGCGCGACTTCCCGACATGGATCCGGCTTTCGGGCGAGTTCCATACGTCGCTCGCCACGCTCACCGGCAATACGGTTCTGTGCGATTGCCTCAACGGACTCGTGGCGCGTTCGACATTGATTTCAGCGCTCTACGAATCTCCGGGACGCAGCCCGTGTTCATTTGACGACCACGAGGCGATTCTCGCGGCGCTCGAAGCCGGAGACGAGAAAGAGGCAGTCGACCTCATGGTGCGCCATTTGCAGGGTGTCGAGCTCAGGATGCTCGACCGGCCGGCGGGCGTTTCGGTCGATCTGCAGGAAGTGTTCAGCGCTCGCGAGTCGACTTCGCTCGCACGCTGA
- a CDS encoding NCS1 family nucleobase:cation symporter-1 → MAQFSVSPGSPAVPNFESGESSESAENLRLPAGYSERLYNHDLAPLKEQTWGAYNIFAFWMSDVHSVGGYVFAGSLFALGLTSWQVLVALIVGISIVNVLCNLIARPSQRHGVPYPVACRGTFGVLGANIPAVIRGLIAVAWYGIQTYLASSALVIVVLKFVPQLMPYADVHKHGMLGLSAVGWAGFMTLWVLQALVFWNGMETIKKFIDFAGPAVYVVMFALAGYMVYRAGWHNIGLNLGGVKYHGAEVIPVMITAISLVVSYFSGPMLNFGDFSRYGKSLKSVHKGNFWGLPVNFLAFSLVTVITTSATLPVFGELITDPVETVGRIDHPTAVILGALTFTIATIGINIVANFVSPAFDFSNVAPRLISWRAGGMLAAVASIFITPWNLFNNPAVIHYTLDILGAFIGPLYGVLIVDFYLVKRGRLAVDDLYTVSPKGAYWYRNGVNWRAVSALLPAAVIAILCVMVPSLGGAANFSWFIGAALSALFYRALTMGERARAKA, encoded by the coding sequence ATGGCTCAGTTCAGCGTGTCACCTGGCAGTCCGGCAGTGCCCAACTTCGAATCTGGCGAAAGCAGCGAGTCCGCAGAAAACCTGCGCTTGCCGGCCGGCTACAGCGAGCGGCTCTACAACCACGACCTCGCTCCGCTCAAGGAGCAGACCTGGGGCGCGTACAACATCTTCGCGTTCTGGATGTCCGACGTGCACAGCGTCGGCGGCTATGTGTTCGCGGGGAGCCTCTTCGCGCTTGGCCTCACGAGCTGGCAAGTGCTCGTAGCGCTGATCGTCGGCATCTCCATCGTCAACGTGCTCTGCAACCTGATCGCGCGGCCCAGCCAGCGTCACGGCGTGCCGTATCCGGTGGCCTGTCGCGGCACCTTCGGCGTGCTCGGCGCCAATATTCCCGCTGTGATTCGCGGCCTCATCGCCGTGGCGTGGTACGGCATCCAGACCTATCTCGCTTCGAGCGCGCTCGTGATTGTCGTGCTCAAGTTCGTGCCTCAACTCATGCCTTATGCCGACGTGCACAAGCACGGCATGCTCGGGCTTTCCGCAGTCGGCTGGGCCGGCTTCATGACGCTTTGGGTACTTCAGGCCCTGGTGTTCTGGAACGGCATGGAGACCATCAAGAAGTTCATCGACTTCGCGGGCCCGGCGGTTTATGTCGTGATGTTCGCGCTCGCGGGCTACATGGTGTATCGCGCGGGCTGGCACAACATCGGCCTGAATCTCGGTGGCGTGAAGTATCACGGCGCCGAAGTGATTCCCGTGATGATCACGGCAATCTCGCTCGTGGTGTCGTATTTCTCGGGGCCGATGCTCAATTTCGGTGACTTCTCGCGCTACGGCAAGTCGCTCAAGAGCGTTCACAAGGGCAACTTCTGGGGGCTGCCGGTCAACTTCCTCGCATTCTCGCTCGTCACGGTCATCACGACTTCGGCAACACTTCCTGTGTTCGGAGAACTGATTACCGATCCCGTCGAAACGGTCGGCCGCATCGATCATCCCACCGCTGTGATTCTCGGCGCACTCACGTTCACGATTGCGACCATCGGCATCAACATCGTCGCGAACTTCGTTTCGCCCGCGTTCGACTTTTCCAACGTCGCGCCGCGGCTCATCAGCTGGCGTGCGGGTGGCATGCTCGCCGCCGTGGCCTCGATCTTCATCACGCCGTGGAATCTGTTCAACAACCCGGCTGTGATTCACTACACGCTCGACATACTCGGCGCCTTCATCGGGCCTTTGTATGGTGTCCTGATCGTCGACTTCTATCTCGTGAAGCGTGGACGTCTTGCCGTGGATGATCTCTACACGGTGTCCCCGAAGGGGGCGTACTGGTATCGCAACGGCGTGAACTGGCGCGCGGTGTCGGCCTTGCTGCCGGCAGCGGTGATCGCGATTCTCTGCGTGATGGTGCCGTCGCTCGGCGGCGCAGCGAACTTCTCGTGGTTCATTGGCGCCGCGCTCAGCGCGTTGTTCTATCGCGCGCTCACGATGGGCGAACGCGCTCGCGCAAAGGCATGA
- a CDS encoding aspartate/glutamate racemase family protein: MRIKLINPNTTQRMTAAMEQCARAVIAPGTEVVAVSPTMGPPSIEGYYDEALATPGLLAEVEAGEREGFDGYVIACFGDPGLYAARELARGPVVGIAEAAMHAASVLAPGFSVVTTLSRTRAMAWHLAERYGMTRFCRNVRAIDVAVLELDEPGSAARRAIVEECRRALEEDGADAIVLGCAGMTSLCAQVEDALGVPVIDGVTAAVKWVEALVALRLTTAKRGDFARPLTKRYDGDFARFSPSNPAAVTETPPPVRPLRYG, from the coding sequence ATGCGCATCAAATTGATCAATCCGAATACCACGCAGCGCATGACCGCCGCGATGGAGCAGTGCGCGCGTGCCGTGATCGCACCGGGCACGGAGGTCGTGGCGGTGAGCCCGACGATGGGGCCGCCGTCAATCGAAGGCTATTACGACGAGGCGCTCGCCACACCTGGCCTGCTCGCCGAAGTGGAGGCAGGCGAGCGCGAAGGCTTCGACGGCTACGTGATCGCGTGCTTTGGCGACCCTGGCCTTTACGCGGCGCGTGAGTTGGCTCGCGGGCCCGTCGTGGGCATCGCGGAAGCCGCGATGCATGCGGCGAGCGTGCTCGCGCCTGGCTTCTCGGTCGTGACGACGCTTTCGCGCACCCGCGCAATGGCCTGGCATCTCGCGGAGCGCTATGGCATGACGCGTTTTTGCCGCAACGTGCGTGCAATCGACGTGGCCGTGCTCGAACTCGATGAGCCGGGATCGGCCGCGCGCCGTGCGATCGTCGAAGAGTGCCGCCGCGCGCTCGAAGAAGATGGCGCGGACGCCATCGTGCTGGGTTGCGCAGGCATGACGAGCCTGTGCGCACAGGTGGAGGATGCGCTGGGCGTACCCGTGATCGACGGTGTGACGGCCGCCGTGAAATGGGTGGAGGCGCTCGTCGCGTTGCGCCTCACGACCGCCAAGCGGGGCGACTTCGCGCGACCGCTCACCAAGCGTTACGACGGTGATTTCGCGCGTTTCAGCCCGAGCAATCCCGCAGCCGTCACGGAAACGCCGCCGCCCGTGCGGCCACTGCGCTACGGGTAA
- the puuE gene encoding allantoinase PuuE, with product MPLDPQYPRDLIGYGRYPVQANWPGQARVAVQFVLNYEEGGENCVLHGDPGSEQFLSEIVGAAAYPARHMSMESIYEYGSRAGVWRILREFEKRGLPLTVFGVGMAIERHPEVARAFVELGHEIACHGYRWIHYQDVSPAREAEHMKLGMEAIERVTGVRPLGWYTGRDSPNTHRLVAEYGGFLYDSDYYGDDLPFWMDVQVTGGKTVPQLIVPYTLDTNDMRFASPQGFNTADHFFTYLRDAFDVLYEEGDEAPKMLSIGMHCRLLGRPGRLRALQRFLDHIEKHERVWVTRRVDIARHWREHHPYQPQQNDHRGAAA from the coding sequence ATGCCACTCGATCCCCAATATCCCCGCGATCTGATCGGTTATGGCCGGTATCCGGTGCAGGCCAACTGGCCCGGCCAGGCTCGCGTCGCGGTGCAGTTCGTGCTCAACTACGAAGAGGGCGGCGAAAACTGCGTGCTGCACGGCGACCCCGGCTCCGAGCAGTTCCTCTCCGAAATCGTGGGCGCCGCAGCGTATCCCGCGCGCCACATGAGCATGGAGTCAATCTACGAATATGGCTCGCGCGCGGGCGTGTGGCGCATCCTGCGCGAATTCGAAAAGCGCGGCCTGCCCCTCACCGTGTTCGGCGTGGGCATGGCGATCGAGCGTCATCCCGAAGTCGCGCGCGCGTTCGTCGAGCTGGGCCATGAGATCGCGTGCCACGGCTACCGCTGGATTCATTACCAGGACGTCTCGCCCGCCCGGGAGGCCGAGCACATGAAGCTCGGCATGGAAGCGATCGAGCGCGTGACAGGCGTGCGTCCGCTGGGGTGGTACACGGGCCGCGACAGCCCGAACACGCATCGCCTCGTGGCCGAGTATGGCGGCTTCCTCTACGACTCCGATTACTACGGCGACGACCTGCCTTTCTGGATGGACGTGCAAGTCACGGGTGGCAAGACGGTGCCGCAACTGATCGTGCCTTACACGCTCGACACGAACGACATGCGCTTCGCGTCGCCCCAGGGCTTCAACACGGCGGACCACTTCTTCACCTACTTGCGCGACGCATTCGACGTGCTCTACGAAGAAGGCGACGAAGCCCCGAAAATGCTCTCGATCGGCATGCACTGCCGCCTGCTCGGGCGCCCTGGGCGTCTTCGCGCGCTGCAGCGCTTTCTCGATCACATCGAAAAACATGAGCGTGTGTGGGTCACGCGCCGCGTGGACATCGCGCGCCATTGGCGCGAGCATCATCCCTATCAACCGCAACAGAACGACCACCGCGGGGCCGCCGCATGA
- the uraD gene encoding 2-oxo-4-hydroxy-4-carboxy-5-ureidoimidazoline decarboxylase, translated as MKAMHYTLEQLNHASADAFVAALSGIFEHSPWVAEAAAQQRPFASIDALHRTMSQAVETSGEVRQLALINAHPELAGKAAVRGELTAESTREQSGAGLNQCTQEEFDKLLALNGAYREKFGFPFILAVRGYDRHGIIANFEARVNNSRADELRASLDQIYRIARFRLDELIDA; from the coding sequence ATGAAGGCAATGCACTACACCCTCGAACAGCTGAATCACGCCTCGGCCGACGCCTTCGTGGCGGCGCTTTCGGGCATCTTCGAGCACTCGCCCTGGGTGGCCGAAGCGGCCGCGCAGCAACGCCCGTTTGCAAGCATCGACGCGCTGCATCGCACCATGTCGCAGGCAGTCGAAACCTCGGGCGAGGTCAGGCAGCTTGCGCTCATCAACGCCCACCCGGAGCTTGCGGGCAAGGCCGCCGTACGCGGCGAGCTGACCGCCGAATCCACGCGCGAGCAAAGCGGCGCGGGCCTGAATCAGTGCACGCAGGAAGAGTTCGACAAGCTCCTCGCGCTCAACGGCGCGTATCGCGAGAAGTTCGGATTCCCATTCATTCTTGCGGTGCGCGGTTATGACCGCCACGGCATCATCGCGAACTTCGAGGCGCGCGTGAACAACAGCCGCGCCGACGAACTGCGCGCGAGCCTCGACCAGATTTACCGCATTGCGCGCTTCAGGCTGGATGAACTGATCGACGCGTAA
- the alc gene encoding allantoicase, whose protein sequence is MALPTLDPNAPDFTRRFVNLADPRLGAQALEASDDFFAPKDRMLNPEPAVFIPGKYDEHGKWMDGWETRRKRTTGYDWCVVKLARPGVIKGLDIDTSHFTGNYPPAASVEGAYVVDGAPTAATQWTEIVPSTSLNGNSHHYVEVSSDKPYTHLRVNIYPDGGIARLRVYGQPQVDWAGASRSELFDLAAMENGAYLVGANNQHFGMASTLLMPGRGVNMGDGWETRRRREPGNDWAIIALAQPGIIKKIEVDTAHFKGNYPDRCSFQAARVVGGTDSSLVTQAMFWPVLLGEQKLQMDKQHYYESELAALGPVTHVRFNIFPDGGVSRVRLWGTLA, encoded by the coding sequence ATGGCACTCCCGACTCTCGACCCCAACGCCCCTGATTTCACGCGCCGCTTCGTGAATCTCGCGGACCCGCGCCTGGGCGCGCAGGCGCTCGAGGCGAGCGACGACTTCTTCGCGCCGAAGGATCGCATGCTCAATCCGGAGCCGGCTGTCTTCATTCCGGGCAAGTACGACGAACACGGCAAGTGGATGGACGGCTGGGAAACGCGCCGCAAACGCACGACCGGCTATGACTGGTGTGTCGTGAAGCTCGCACGGCCTGGCGTCATCAAGGGTCTCGATATCGACACGAGCCATTTCACCGGCAACTATCCGCCGGCGGCTTCGGTGGAAGGCGCGTATGTGGTGGACGGCGCACCCACAGCCGCGACGCAATGGACGGAAATCGTCCCCTCGACCTCGCTGAACGGCAATAGCCACCACTACGTGGAAGTATCGAGCGACAAGCCGTACACGCACCTGCGCGTGAATATCTATCCCGATGGCGGCATTGCGCGTCTGCGCGTGTATGGTCAGCCGCAGGTGGACTGGGCGGGTGCGAGCCGCAGCGAACTGTTCGACCTGGCGGCGATGGAAAACGGTGCGTACCTCGTTGGCGCGAACAACCAGCACTTTGGCATGGCCTCCACGCTGCTCATGCCGGGTCGCGGCGTGAACATGGGCGACGGCTGGGAAACGCGCCGCCGCCGCGAACCTGGCAATGACTGGGCGATCATCGCGCTCGCGCAGCCTGGCATCATCAAGAAGATCGAAGTCGATACGGCGCACTTCAAGGGCAACTACCCCGACCGCTGTTCGTTCCAGGCCGCGCGCGTGGTAGGCGGCACGGACAGCTCGCTCGTGACCCAGGCCATGTTCTGGCCGGTGCTGCTCGGCGAGCAGAAGCTGCAGATGGACAAGCAGCACTACTATGAAAGCGAACTCGCGGCGCTCGGCCCGGTTACGCACGTGCGCTTCAACATCTTCCCCGATGGCGGCGTTTCGCGCGTGCGCCTGTGGGGCACGCTCGCGTGA
- a CDS encoding ureidoglycolate lyase, which produces MSETRTTLTIEPLTREAFAPFGDVIELAGAKQIPINLGTTIRYHDLAKVDVTDEGGRTLVNLFRGQPRELPFEVKMLERHPLGSQAFVPLNDKRYLVVVAPAGDLEVTQIRAFVSRGWQGVNYAKGVWHHPLIALDEVSDFIVVDRGGDGLNLNEQDLAESLWLTHEAMKAAMR; this is translated from the coding sequence ATGAGTGAAACAAGAACGACGCTGACCATCGAGCCGCTCACGCGCGAGGCGTTCGCGCCGTTCGGCGACGTGATCGAGCTTGCAGGCGCCAAGCAAATACCGATCAATCTCGGTACCACGATCCGCTATCACGACCTCGCGAAAGTGGACGTGACCGACGAAGGCGGCCGCACGCTCGTGAATCTGTTTCGCGGGCAGCCGCGCGAGCTGCCGTTCGAAGTGAAGATGCTCGAACGGCATCCGCTGGGCAGTCAGGCGTTCGTGCCGCTCAATGACAAGCGGTATCTCGTAGTGGTCGCGCCCGCCGGCGATCTGGAAGTCACGCAGATTCGCGCGTTCGTTTCGCGCGGCTGGCAGGGCGTGAATTACGCGAAGGGCGTTTGGCATCATCCGCTGATCGCGTTGGACGAGGTGAGCGATTTCATCGTCGTCGATCGCGGCGGTGACGGGCTCAATCTCAACGAGCAGGATCTGGCGGAGTCGCTGTGGTTGACGCACGAGGCGATGAAAGCCGCGATGCGGTGA
- a CDS encoding YadA-like family protein: protein MKKTYRSVWNESTGTWVAAQEKATASGKGTTRTRAIIAVGSASVGAASFLVPATAWADFCAAHAGQLYNYTATGVASNCNAWISTGLVGGGVVGKSYFDAMGVGYTQIVSDGTQRKIFLSPGNPSSNNTMGYYATLSSAATGVLFSGLNPGLASADAVNVSQLKPLVTALGGGTSFNASTGAVTGPTYVVAGTPYHDVGSALDALNKSASNPDVVLYDSSTHDSVTLRGAGSTTPVALRNVAKGAVTASSTDAVNGAQLYDVKQEIDNKATHYVGINSDPGQGNYNGEGATGTNAIAIGANTTAAGAQSTAFGAGAYAAGDALAAGAGAQAFSGSVALGAKALAQWDNSIAIGNGASVGGSNTVAIGSAAVSNFAGDVALGANSTTDVAVATPGTTIRGANYTFAGSTPLSTVSVGSAGQERTITNVAAGQLTASSTDAVNGSQLFATNQAISKLTYIDAFGSGTPAQSSSLNSVALGFGSVADAPRTISVGNSATGLLRKITNVATGQAETDAVNLGQVEALLGIKPTDTVSLSSRLSANTSAIATLDARLLAAAAPNSSTGALDGATTTDTDALHYDSAAHDIVTLSSASGGNVQLTGLQNAALDLSSTDAVTGQQLFATNQQLNNLSQAVQNINITGSTAVGANTTSGAAAAAGTQSVAVGGGATATGNNTTAIGDMANASAKNAVALGANSVADRENSVSVGAAGSERQIVNVAAGTQGTDAVNLNQLNNAITQQSNGFNQQIGNLQNSINTVSKNAYAGVAAAMAMPNLTPSGPGRTVVAAGGGYYMGGSAAAVGVTYRSANMHWLVNGGVSLTSTGNMAARTQVGYEF from the coding sequence ATGAAAAAGACCTATAGATCAGTCTGGAACGAGTCCACGGGGACGTGGGTTGCCGCGCAAGAAAAAGCTACTGCGTCGGGAAAAGGGACGACGCGAACTCGTGCCATTATTGCCGTAGGGAGTGCCAGCGTCGGTGCCGCAAGTTTCCTGGTCCCTGCTACAGCGTGGGCAGACTTCTGCGCGGCCCACGCGGGGCAACTCTATAACTATACAGCCACCGGGGTTGCCAGTAACTGCAACGCGTGGATAAGCACGGGATTGGTTGGCGGTGGAGTCGTCGGGAAGAGCTATTTTGACGCCATGGGCGTTGGCTATACGCAAATCGTTTCAGACGGGACGCAGAGGAAGATCTTCCTTTCACCGGGGAACCCAAGCTCAAACAATACTATGGGCTACTACGCAACGCTTTCCAGTGCTGCGACTGGTGTCCTGTTTTCTGGGCTCAATCCTGGCCTGGCATCGGCGGATGCTGTCAATGTGAGCCAACTCAAGCCACTCGTTACTGCCCTTGGCGGCGGCACATCGTTCAATGCCAGCACCGGCGCCGTCACAGGACCGACTTACGTCGTCGCAGGGACGCCGTATCACGACGTAGGTTCGGCCCTTGATGCGTTGAACAAAAGCGCTTCGAATCCGGACGTGGTCCTCTACGATTCCTCCACGCACGACTCCGTGACGCTACGCGGCGCGGGTTCGACTACGCCGGTGGCACTGCGTAACGTGGCGAAAGGCGCCGTAACGGCTTCGAGCACCGATGCGGTCAACGGCGCGCAGCTTTACGATGTCAAGCAAGAAATCGACAATAAGGCAACGCACTACGTCGGGATCAATAGCGATCCCGGCCAAGGCAACTACAACGGCGAAGGCGCGACCGGAACCAACGCAATAGCCATTGGAGCCAACACTACAGCGGCGGGCGCTCAGTCCACTGCGTTCGGAGCAGGTGCATACGCTGCAGGCGACGCGCTTGCCGCCGGTGCAGGCGCTCAAGCCTTCAGCGGGTCCGTCGCTTTAGGGGCCAAGGCGCTCGCTCAGTGGGACAACTCAATCGCCATTGGCAACGGGGCGTCAGTGGGTGGCTCGAACACCGTCGCAATCGGCAGCGCAGCCGTCAGCAACTTCGCGGGCGATGTTGCCCTTGGCGCGAACTCGACGACCGATGTCGCAGTCGCCACGCCAGGCACCACGATCCGTGGCGCCAACTATACGTTCGCCGGCAGCACGCCATTGAGCACCGTCAGCGTAGGGAGTGCGGGCCAGGAGCGGACGATTACGAACGTGGCGGCTGGCCAGTTGACCGCAAGTTCAACCGACGCCGTGAACGGTTCGCAACTCTTCGCTACGAACCAGGCGATCAGCAAGCTTACGTACATCGACGCTTTCGGCTCGGGTACGCCTGCACAGTCGAGCAGCCTCAACTCGGTCGCACTGGGCTTTGGTTCGGTCGCGGACGCACCTCGTACGATCTCCGTGGGTAACTCGGCGACGGGCCTTCTCCGTAAGATCACGAACGTGGCGACGGGCCAGGCGGAAACCGACGCAGTCAATCTCGGCCAGGTGGAGGCCTTGCTTGGCATCAAGCCAACAGATACCGTCAGTCTCAGTTCCCGGCTAAGCGCGAACACGTCTGCGATCGCAACGCTCGATGCCAGACTGCTTGCTGCCGCAGCCCCGAACAGTTCTACCGGTGCGCTGGACGGTGCCACCACGACAGATACCGACGCCCTTCATTACGACTCAGCGGCGCACGACATCGTGACACTGAGCAGCGCCAGTGGCGGCAACGTTCAGCTGACTGGACTGCAGAACGCGGCGCTCGATCTCAGCAGCACTGACGCCGTGACCGGCCAGCAGCTCTTTGCGACCAACCAGCAACTCAACAACCTGAGCCAGGCAGTGCAGAACATCAACATCACCGGCTCGACTGCAGTCGGCGCGAACACCACGAGCGGTGCGGCCGCCGCGGCGGGCACGCAGTCGGTCGCCGTGGGCGGCGGCGCCACGGCAACGGGCAACAACACGACCGCCATCGGCGACATGGCCAATGCATCGGCAAAGAACGCAGTGGCGCTTGGCGCGAACTCAGTCGCAGATCGCGAAAACTCGGTTTCCGTAGGCGCGGCGGGTTCGGAGCGCCAGATCGTCAACGTCGCGGCGGGCACGCAAGGCACGGATGCGGTCAACCTGAACCAGTTGAACAATGCGATAACGCAGCAATCGAACGGGTTCAACCAGCAGATCGGCAATCTTCAGAACTCGATCAATACCGTTTCGAAGAACGCCTACGCGGGCGTGGCGGCGGCAATGGCCATGCCTAACCTCACGCCTTCTGGACCAGGTCGCACAGTGGTCGCGGCCGGTGGCGGCTACTACATGGGCGGCAGCGCGGCCGCGGTTGGCGTGACGTATCGCTCGGCAAACATGCACTGGCTGGTCAACGGCGGCGTGTCGCTTACGAGTACCGGCAACATGGCTGCGCGCACACAGGTCGGGTACGAGTTCTAA
- a CDS encoding urate hydroxylase PuuD, which yields MEGFITDWLNLALRWFHVIAAIAWIGESFYFVALDNSLKPPTDPNQRRRGVFGELWHVHGGGFYNMQKYTVAPPEMPDDLHWSKWPSYTTWLSGASLFTVLYLMAPNTYLIDKNVLDMGPVVAIFSALGFLAAGWIVYDSLCRVLGTKDKLLGVCVGIYVVIAAYLACHIFSGRAAYLIMGAMLATIMSANVFFVIIPGQRKMVAAMLKGEVPNPIYGKRGKQRSVHNTYFTLPVVFAMLSNHYAMTYAHAYNWAVLVVIMLAGALIRQFFVMRHRGQQLWYLPIGGVALMFVALVWTLPRPVVPQAEAANAPQVKVADIQPILQQRCASCHSAQPTLMGAAPAGVMFDTPDEISQNAQRLYQQAVTLKAMPLGNVTHMTDDERQKIAAWFQGGAKQ from the coding sequence ATGGAAGGCTTTATTACCGACTGGCTGAACCTCGCGCTGCGCTGGTTCCACGTCATCGCGGCGATCGCCTGGATTGGCGAGTCGTTCTATTTCGTCGCGCTCGACAACAGCCTCAAACCGCCCACGGACCCGAACCAGCGCCGCCGCGGCGTGTTCGGCGAACTGTGGCACGTACACGGCGGCGGCTTCTACAACATGCAGAAGTACACCGTTGCGCCGCCTGAAATGCCCGACGACCTTCACTGGTCGAAATGGCCGTCGTACACCACGTGGCTCTCGGGAGCGTCGCTCTTCACGGTGCTGTACCTGATGGCGCCGAACACGTATCTCATTGACAAAAACGTGCTCGACATGGGTCCGGTGGTGGCGATCTTCTCGGCGCTCGGCTTCCTCGCTGCGGGCTGGATCGTCTATGACTCGCTGTGCCGCGTGCTCGGTACGAAGGACAAGCTGCTCGGCGTATGCGTGGGCATCTATGTCGTGATCGCGGCCTACCTCGCCTGCCATATCTTCTCGGGCCGCGCCGCGTACCTCATCATGGGCGCCATGCTCGCGACGATCATGTCGGCGAATGTGTTCTTCGTCATCATCCCCGGCCAGCGCAAGATGGTCGCCGCGATGCTCAAGGGCGAAGTGCCGAACCCGATCTACGGCAAGCGCGGCAAGCAGCGTTCGGTGCACAACACGTATTTCACGCTGCCCGTGGTGTTCGCGATGCTGTCGAATCACTACGCGATGACCTACGCTCACGCATACAACTGGGCCGTGCTCGTGGTCATCATGCTGGCCGGCGCGCTGATTCGCCAGTTCTTCGTGATGCGCCACCGTGGCCAGCAGCTCTGGTATCTGCCGATCGGCGGCGTGGCACTGATGTTTGTCGCGCTGGTGTGGACGCTGCCGCGCCCGGTCGTGCCGCAAGCCGAGGCCGCGAACGCACCGCAGGTCAAGGTTGCCGATATTCAGCCGATCCTCCAGCAACGCTGCGCGTCCTGTCACTCGGCCCAACCGACGTTGATGGGCGCCGCGCCGGCCGGCGTGATGTTCGATACGCCCGACGAAATTTCGCAGAATGCGCAGCGGCTGTATCAGCAAGCTGTGACGCTCAAGGCGATGCCGCTTGGCAACGTCACGCACATGACCGACGACGAGCGGCAGAAGATTGCGGCGTGGTTCCAGGGGGGCGCAAAACAGTAA